In Burkholderia savannae, one genomic interval encodes:
- a CDS encoding polysaccharide deacetylase family protein has protein sequence MLVKSFRFFRTCLILLSLCFAILPGRAHAVSNQLLLLLPDNFTLPDPRVSAWLDAASEEGLQISIIYDSQFEQAGASLQQYQGLILPDQVHTVAADALVTAIQNYALNGGRVMMVYDFGALTSTGFYPVPQSRFSSMVGVSYVLYDSLGGNMIGLGPVTGMGSTLRALQIPPGKSMAWSTSGSTTTTAVKTSALVSVSASPGQVLYLQPSPSNPGGLSGYNHNAYFNYKTENGLASNISLDLGRISKGQQVKAGTYTATSTKSTSSSTKKTTGATALATTSPAATTDTLEGISGYVYGFLTYPSFVTQGTYSGTALLTSPNFGLVAGYNPYGSGGVLFVNMPLSYLEGQTDGMPLHGFLHYFTTNVLSMPHLSLEPRAQAGMVLNWHFCAEEMIQPAQYLKSLGIWNNGPFSIVVTAGPDDAAIGDGLGINLTNNTQAKQLMTYLLSKGHNIGSHGGWDHDYWGANASETDQSTFQQYLVLNHQAVQTVTGKPDVEWAAPEGNTPTWAVTWLESNGYSGYYFTGHTGMAQTRAYRNGALLNPGIWAFPVMPFGKYATFEEFQEFGVSTTDVTNWYEALMNFVVANRTTRLIYMHPLGASWYPGVLSTIFTYANTLIATGQYKWYTMDQLTQFDRKRLLVTWTATDTGSSWSFAASQPTSLQDVTWLLPKNAFQLPVVTGGSATVVTTDPTNWLVIAGAGTALTFTSAKL, from the coding sequence ATGTTGGTCAAGTCATTTCGGTTCTTCAGGACGTGCCTGATCCTACTTTCGCTATGCTTCGCGATTCTTCCCGGACGGGCCCATGCAGTTTCGAATCAGTTGCTGCTGCTGTTGCCGGACAATTTCACGCTGCCCGATCCGCGCGTGTCGGCGTGGCTCGACGCGGCTTCCGAGGAAGGCCTGCAGATCTCGATCATCTACGACAGCCAGTTCGAACAGGCCGGCGCGTCGTTGCAACAGTATCAAGGCCTCATCCTTCCCGATCAGGTTCACACCGTCGCGGCCGATGCGCTCGTGACGGCGATCCAGAACTACGCGCTCAACGGCGGGCGCGTGATGATGGTCTACGATTTCGGCGCGCTCACGTCGACCGGCTTCTATCCCGTTCCTCAGTCGAGATTCAGCTCGATGGTGGGCGTGAGCTACGTGCTGTACGACTCGCTCGGCGGCAACATGATCGGGCTCGGCCCCGTGACCGGCATGGGAAGCACGCTGCGCGCGCTGCAGATTCCGCCCGGAAAGTCGATGGCGTGGTCGACGAGCGGCTCCACCACGACGACCGCCGTCAAGACGTCGGCGCTGGTGTCGGTGTCCGCGTCGCCCGGCCAGGTTCTGTACCTGCAACCGAGCCCGTCCAACCCCGGCGGATTGTCCGGCTACAACCACAACGCATACTTCAACTACAAGACTGAGAACGGGCTCGCGTCGAATATCAGTCTGGATCTCGGCCGGATTTCCAAGGGCCAGCAAGTCAAGGCGGGCACGTACACGGCAACGTCGACCAAGAGCACGTCTTCGTCGACGAAGAAGACGACGGGCGCGACCGCGCTCGCCACGACGTCGCCCGCCGCGACCACCGACACGCTCGAAGGCATCTCGGGCTACGTGTACGGCTTCCTCACTTACCCGAGCTTCGTCACGCAGGGCACGTACAGCGGCACGGCCCTGCTGACCTCGCCGAACTTCGGCCTCGTCGCCGGCTATAACCCGTACGGCAGCGGCGGCGTGCTGTTCGTGAACATGCCGCTCAGCTACCTCGAAGGGCAGACCGACGGCATGCCGCTGCACGGCTTCCTGCACTACTTCACGACGAACGTGCTGTCGATGCCGCACCTGTCGCTCGAACCGAGGGCGCAAGCGGGCATGGTGCTCAACTGGCATTTCTGCGCGGAAGAGATGATTCAGCCGGCCCAGTATCTGAAGTCGCTCGGCATCTGGAACAACGGGCCGTTCTCGATCGTCGTGACGGCCGGCCCGGACGACGCGGCGATCGGCGACGGGCTCGGCATCAATCTGACCAACAACACGCAGGCGAAGCAGCTGATGACGTACCTGTTGAGCAAGGGGCACAACATCGGCAGCCACGGCGGCTGGGATCACGACTACTGGGGCGCCAATGCCAGCGAGACCGATCAGAGCACGTTCCAGCAATACCTCGTGCTGAATCACCAGGCGGTGCAGACGGTGACCGGCAAGCCGGATGTCGAATGGGCCGCGCCTGAAGGCAATACGCCGACCTGGGCCGTCACCTGGCTCGAAAGCAACGGCTATTCGGGCTACTACTTCACCGGCCACACCGGCATGGCGCAAACGCGCGCCTACCGGAACGGCGCGCTGTTGAACCCCGGCATCTGGGCATTCCCGGTGATGCCGTTCGGCAAGTACGCGACTTTCGAGGAATTCCAGGAGTTCGGCGTGTCGACGACGGACGTCACGAACTGGTACGAAGCGCTGATGAACTTCGTCGTGGCCAACCGCACGACCCGGCTCATCTACATGCATCCGCTCGGCGCGTCGTGGTATCCGGGCGTGCTCTCGACGATCTTCACCTATGCGAACACGTTGATCGCGACGGGGCAATACAAGTGGTACACGATGGATCAGCTGACCCAGTTCGACAGAAAGCGCTTGCTCGTCACGTGGACGGCGACGGACACGGGCAGCAGCTGGTCGTTCGCCGCTTCCCAGCCGACGAGCCTGCAGGACGTGACGTGGCTGCTGCCGAAGAACGCCTTCCAGTTGCCGGTCGTGACCGGGGGAAGCGCCACCGTCGTGACGACCGATCCGACCAACTGGCTGGTGATCGCGGGCGCGGGAACGGCCCTGACGTTCACGAGCGCCAAGCTGTAA
- a CDS encoding copper resistance protein CopC: MRPIHPACAAAAIVAGVVASPAAFAHVFPQSQTPSAGAEVPPPANVTIVFDGPLEPAFSALTVSDATGKPVSRAKATVAPNDAKTISVALPALAPGKYVVHWVAVASDGHRTQGDYSFKVK; encoded by the coding sequence ATTCGCCCAATTCACCCTGCGTGCGCCGCGGCGGCGATCGTCGCGGGCGTCGTCGCTTCGCCGGCGGCGTTCGCGCATGTCTTCCCGCAATCGCAAACTCCGTCGGCGGGCGCCGAAGTGCCGCCGCCCGCGAACGTGACGATCGTGTTCGACGGACCGCTCGAGCCCGCGTTCAGCGCGCTGACGGTCAGCGACGCGACCGGCAAGCCGGTGAGCCGCGCGAAGGCGACCGTCGCGCCGAACGACGCGAAGACGATCAGCGTCGCGTTGCCCGCGCTGGCGCCCGGCAAATACGTCGTCCACTGGGTGGCCGTGGCCTCCGACGGCCACCGGACACAGGGTGACTATTCGTTCAAGGTGAAATGA